A window from Ignavibacteriota bacterium encodes these proteins:
- a CDS encoding HEAT repeat domain-containing protein — protein sequence MSNHYDVIKKILDTNDSDKIRTTAENFQLVEMPDKVVEYLTQKLILDDNGVKDTLTRILSHNINPNIPKYLVPYISSENISARNLAGEILLNRKNESIKAMVDYLPSANDDDKKFIIDILGLIGNPAPAYEIISILKYSRDENVILACIEALGNIKSEEAIDEIIAAYDRNELFRPTIIEAIGKIGTDECIDFINENYYGVDELTKYSLIESLGEIGNEKSFNMLINDIQYLEGPFKWVAIETIGKLEEKRKLQLPSDIALKNSLLETLQTADIQYKKSAVRLISLFEGDNIVEHLFSIYANDEEIDNKLSEYFSNNLIIFFRKASSYLKQNPHNLKQFVSLIKDMIQFDGGLSLQTLTDLEVRNYVETFTNLLTHPDEEVRASSMELLFFLDTETAFVFADTMLEDSVTWNRIRLLEIIQYGDDPRIIEIVKSLANDQDEMVRENAQNILAERGISFLQLKD from the coding sequence ATGAGCAATCATTATGATGTAATTAAAAAAATACTTGATACAAACGATTCTGATAAAATTAGAACCACGGCAGAAAATTTTCAGCTTGTTGAAATGCCGGATAAAGTTGTTGAATATTTAACACAAAAATTAATTTTAGATGATAATGGTGTAAAAGATACACTTACAAGAATTTTATCTCACAATATTAATCCAAATATTCCAAAATATTTGGTTCCATACATTTCTTCAGAAAATATTTCTGCAAGAAACTTAGCCGGCGAAATTTTACTAAATAGAAAAAATGAATCAATAAAAGCTATGGTTGATTATTTACCAAGCGCAAATGATGATGATAAAAAATTTATAATTGATATTTTAGGATTAATTGGAAACCCAGCTCCGGCTTATGAAATAATAAGCATTCTAAAATATTCCAGAGATGAAAACGTAATACTAGCTTGCATTGAAGCACTTGGAAATATTAAAAGTGAAGAAGCTATTGATGAAATTATTGCTGCGTATGATAGAAATGAACTTTTCCGACCGACAATAATTGAAGCGATTGGAAAAATAGGAACAGATGAATGTATTGATTTTATTAACGAAAATTATTACGGGGTTGATGAACTTACAAAATATTCGTTGATTGAAAGTTTAGGTGAAATTGGAAACGAAAAATCTTTTAACATGCTTATCAATGATATTCAATATTTGGAAGGACCATTCAAATGGGTAGCAATAGAAACAATTGGTAAACTTGAAGAAAAAAGAAAGCTGCAGCTTCCTTCGGATATAGCTTTAAAAAACTCTTTGTTAGAAACTTTACAAACCGCAGATATACAATATAAAAAATCAGCAGTGCGATTAATAAGTTTGTTTGAAGGTGATAATATTGTTGAACATTTATTTTCAATTTATGCGAACGATGAGGAAATTGATAATAAATTAAGTGAATATTTTTCTAATAATCTTATAATATTTTTTAGAAAAGCCAGCAGCTACTTAAAACAAAATCCTCATAATTTAAAACAATTTGTATCTCTAATAAAAGATATGATACAGTTTGACGGTGGATTGAGTTTACAAACATTAACAGATCTTGAAGTTAGAAATTATGTTGAAACTTTCACAAATTTATTAACACATCCGGATGAAGAAGTTAGAGCATCGTCAATGGAATTATTGTTTTTCCTAGATACAGAAACTGCTTTTGTATTTGCAGATACAATGCTTGAAGATTCTGTAACATGGAATAGAATTAGACTTCTTGAAATAATTCAATATGGAGATGATCCAAGAATTATAGAAATTGTGAAATCATTAGCTAATGATCAAGACGAAATGGTAAGAGAAAACGCTCAAAATATTTTGGCGGAAAGAGGAATCAGTTTTTTACAATTAAAGGATTAA